The nucleotide sequence CAGTTGCGTCTTCTCGTGCTGGGCACGAACCTGACGAACCAGCTCCAAGCCATCCATGCCGGGCATCTGCAGGTCGGTCACGACGACGTCGAATGACTGCTTGGCCAGCAGATCCAACGCTTCGCGACCGCTGCCGCAGCTCACCGCTTGATAGCCAATGATCGACGCGGCATCGCACAAGCTCTCGCGCGAGTGCGGGTTATCGTCGACCACCAGGACCGAGTGGTTGTTCGAGTGATTTTTGGTCGTATCAATCATGCGGCTGCCTTCGCTGCTTTCATGGGGAACATAAGCATGAATGCGGCCCCGAAGTCGGGGCAATTCATCGCGGAAACCTGGCCTTGGTGCACTTCCATCACCCGCTGCACGATCGCCAGGCCAAGGCCAGTTCCGGTGCTTTTGGTGCTGAAGAACGGATCGAAGATGCGTCGAACATCGCCAGCCGCGATTCCACAGCCGGTGTCGGCGAATTCGACTTCCAAGTGGCCAAAGTTGACCTGCGAGGTAATCGTCAGGATGCCACCTTCGGGCATCACATCCAAAGCATTCAGCGTCAGATTGAGGAACGCTCGCTTGAGCATGTCCTTGTCGGCCAGCAACATCTCCTGCTCGGTCAGATCGAGACGCAACTGAACGTTCTGGGCCTGAAACTGCGGAGCAAGGTCTTCGCAGATTTCGAGGATCATTTTCGAGGTTGGCACGTACGTTTGGTTCGGCTGACGATCGGCGGTGAAGTGCAGCAGGTCGTCGACGGTCGTGTTGAGCACGGTAAGGCCGGACTCGATCTTATCGACGATCCGATTCGTTTCGGGATCGGCGCCGATCTTTCGCTTGAGCAAACCGGTATACAGCGTTAATGGCATCAGGCCATTGCGTACTTCGTGGGCGATATGCGACGCGACGAGCCCCAAATCGGCCAGCCGATTTTTGCGGGCCAGTTCACGATTCTTGACTTCCAACTCGTCGGTCAGCCGGGTCACTTCCTTGCGAAGCGATTCGTGTGTTTCCTGCAGGCGAGCGGTTGCCTTGTCCCAGCATTGCAGCAGGTCACGCAGATCGATCGACTCGTCGTCGGGCGACATATTGAACAGTCGGTTCGTTTCAGGCATTTGTGGTTGCTCTTGAGGAGAGGTCATATGGGCCGTCCCTTTTTCACTCGGCGGTCAAATCGAAACCGCGGCTCGTGGGGGTATTCATATCGGTGTAGGCGGAGGCAGAATCGACGGAACTGTTGGTGTCCCGCAGCATCTTGGCGATCTCGTCCCGGTGGGCCGAAACCACGTCGGTGCTCTTCTGTTCCATGTGCTTCAGTTCGCTCAGCAGTACTTCGCACTGCTTGGCCTTCTGCGAGCATTGGGTTCGTTCACTGGCACTTCGCCAGACCCGCGATTCCGGATCTTGCTGGCGAAACGGATCCATGGTTCGATCGATGCGTGTCAAGCGTTCGATCAAGGTTTGCTTGGCTCCCAGGACTCGCATCAGGTCGCCAATGTATTGCTCGTGGCCCGCCAAACGCAGTTGATACTGCGACAGCGTCAAGAGCTGCGTCAGCACTTCATGTTTCTGGTCGATCAGTTGGACCAGTTGGTCGGTTTCCTCCAGGCAAGGCATGCTTTTGGCTTTCCTCTTAAAGGGTTGTCCCTAACCAGTCGAGGTAGTTCTTCCAGTCATCGCGAGACCCATGTGTCGTGTTGGAAAAGTCGACGGTGTCATCCAATCGCGACAAGACAATCTTGGCCTGCTCGACCGTTCCGCGAGCTTCGTTCGATTGATTTAAGTACCGGTAACAGTGGGCGATTTGCACGAACGCTTCCAACGACACCGGTTCGTTCTGATAGCGGTTCGAGGCGGTCGAGTAAGCTTCGATCGCCTCCTTGTAACGGCCCAGTTCAAACATCGCCGCGCCCTGGGCGAAGTAGCAATTTCGTAAGATCTTTGACTCAACCGGATCAAGCTCGGCTTGCGTTTCCAACTTGGTGGTCAGTTCGTATTCCAGTTGGTTGTAAATCTCGATCGCCGTTTCCAGGTGATCCTTCACTTCTTTGTCGAACTTGATCCGCTGCGTTTCGATATTCACCAGGCGAAACTTCTTCTTCGGCAACATCGACGAGCGACGATGACACTCGGCAATCAGGTAACGAGCACTCGCCGAACGAGGATCGTCTGGGTACCGTCGCACGGCGGCATGCAAATACTTGATGGCACCCTGATAGCTTTCGTTGGACTGCTCCAGGAACTGGAACGCTTCGCGTGGAATCGCTTCCGGCGACTCCAAAGCACCTTTCACGCGTGCCTGGGCTTCAAACATTTCCCCTTCCAACTGCAGCACCTGGCCGAGCGAGAAGAGCGAGTCTTGCCATTCACGGCTGCTTGGTTCAAGTCGACCATCGTCGAGATTAGCTCGCAGAACATTCTTCGCTTCCGCCAGCTTGCCCAGTTCCATGTAGGCTTCGCCTGCCAACACGCGAGCTTCGTACACCGAAGGATCTTTCGGATAGAAGTCGAGGCACTCATTCAACGGAGCCAACGCATCTTCGGCACGATCAAGGGCGATGAGCGCTCGGCCCGTAGCGACCAGGGCTCGCGGTTGATGTTCGCGAGTTTCGTAACGCTGATACTCCGCCAGGATCTCGACTGCTTTGCTGAAGTCTTGCCCTCGCAGATAGGCGGAAGCGCTCTTCCATAGATCGTTGGTATATTCGGCCGTGGCGAAGCGATTTTCCGCCAGGTCAAAATAGACCTTGCCGGCACTGCGGAAACGGAAGCGAGCTTTGGCTCGCAGTTCGAGCGATTCGTTGAAGGGAACTTTTTCGGCCTGGGCTGCGAGGTAGTCACCCCATTCGTACTGCACATCGGCCAAGATCTGCAAAGCTTGATCGGCTGGAAACAGAGGCCGCAAGACCTGGGCAACTTCGACGGCTGGCTTATATTTTTGAACCGACTTCCAGGCATCGATTGCCGAAGTGACCCGCTGACGGAAAGTAACTTCGTCGACCCAGGGGTTTTCGTAACGACCGGTCAGGGTCGATTCGCGAAGAGCACGGCGATAGATTTCCACCGCTTCTTCATCTTGCCCGGCGGCTCGAAGCAGTTCTGCTTCTTCGAGACCAGCGGCGACACTTTCGTGCGTGCGGTAATAGATCTTTCGGGTTCGCGAAGCCTGGTCCATTGCTTCTTCGGTTTGGCCGTTCGCTCGTAGCATCACCGACAACAAGTACGAAGCCTTACGAGTCGAATCGGCAGCAACCAACTGGTTGCTGGCCGCTTTGCGGAACAAACGAATGGCAGCTTCGAGGGCGCTTTGAGCTTTGTCGTTTTCGCCAGCGGCAAGCAGGTTTAAATAACGGCGGCGACTGGCGAGACCTTGAACGATGATCGCATCGACGTAGCGCTGCGAAGTCGGAGGGATCTTCTGGATTGTTTGCTCGGCCTTTTCAAGGTCACCCAGTTCATATTCGATCTTGGCCAATCGCAGTAAGGCACCCGACTGATCGTCCGGCGAAAGCCCCGGGTGCGAGCCGTACTGCGTGCTCCACTTGCGAGACTGTTCGAGATTCTCCGGCGTGGTTGGATCCAGCTTCAGGTAGCAGTCGGCCAGAGCGTCTTCGATTTCCAGTTGCTGAACTGGATACTGAGGATAAACGGCCTTAAGGGTTTCGATCGCTTTCTCGTACTGCTTCGATTCCATCTGGCTGATGCCCAGCAGGAAATCGCCTCGGACTTCGTAACCAGGCGGATAGCCTCGTTCTTTCGCCTTTTCGAGGTATTGAGCCGCGACACGATAGACCGTCTCGCGATCTTTCGGATTAAGATAGTCCTTCGCTTCGTCGAACAGGGTCATCCCCAGCAGAAACGGAGCGGCTCCCTGATACGGCTCTTCGACGCGAAGGTCGTCGATATGAGCCCGAGCGATCTCGCGAGCTTTCGTGACTTCCCCTTCTTCGTAAAGGGCGATGCCATGTGCCAACGACTGCTCGTCGGTCTCGCTGCTTCCCATCAAGACCCAGGCCGTCCCGGTGCCGATACCTGCCAGAGCGATCACGCCGACAATCAGAAAGATCCGATTGCCCAAAAGGCCCATGAAACCGCCGCGAGGTGCTTCCCCTTCGGCTGCTTCAGGAGCTTCGTTTTGTTCGGCGTCAGTCGACATGAAAAAAAGTTCTCAAGTTCCTTGGGGGCTCAAGCCGATATCGATAAAAGGGAGAGTCTGGCCTGAGTTTGTCGGTCAATTGCTCGAAAAACATTCGCGAGTCCGACGTGCGCACGCAACCGCGCATGGATTCGCGGGGCAATATGTACAGAAATCTGCCGAAAGGGGTCAAGACAAGATCGGAAAGATCGCGTCGGGGGTCTCGCTAGCAATCCCCTCGCAGGAATGCCCCTTTTTTAAAGGCGCCAGGCAGTCCCGTCCGCGCACGAAAAAAGGCCTCGAAGATTGAGGCCTTTATCTTTGGATTGTGCGTCTGAATGCCAACCAAGGGCATTAGCGAAGAATTTGCCCCATGACCCAGCCGTTCATGGCTTCCAGCATGTCGGTCATGATGCCATCGCCGCAAAGATACTCGCGAACGTCCATTTTCAGCCCGGCACTGTGCCCCAGGCGAATGTCGTCGCAAAGATTGTCTTCGGTGTAGTAGGTGCTTTCGTGGCAGTGCATCAGCAAGATCGGCATCTTCTCGCATAGTCCCAGATTCCGCAGCGGAGCATGCCCTTCCGGAAATGGACCATTAATCGAAATCACACCGGCGTAATCCTCAGGATGCTGCAATGCCAGGCGAAGGGCCATGGTAGCACCATCTTGATAGCCTGCCAGGAAAATGCGGCGGCCATGGATATTGAACTGGTCCGACGCCGATTCGATCGCCGTCTCGACGCGTCGCGAGGCGGCTTCGATGCTCATTTCATCTTGAGCCCAGTAATAGCTGCTCATCCCGGCACCACTGCCACGCGAATGACGGCTGGTCCCTCGCGGCCCGACGGCGACGAAGTTGCGGGTACTGGTCAGCGGCATAATGCGGCGAAGCTGCGACTCGTTATCGAACGCTCCATGCAGCCACACGATCAGCGGATAGGCATAGCCTGGCTCGTAGTGCAGTGGCGTGAAGAGCTCAAGAGGGCAACTTTGCGACGAATCTCGCCGAATGCGAAACTCGTAGATTTTGCTTTGCTGGACGCTAAGGTTCGAGGAATGCGTCGCAGGTGGCACTGGCGTGTCTAAGCG is from Bremerella sp. JC817 and encodes:
- a CDS encoding ATP-binding protein; translated protein: MTSPQEQPQMPETNRLFNMSPDDESIDLRDLLQCWDKATARLQETHESLRKEVTRLTDELEVKNRELARKNRLADLGLVASHIAHEVRNGLMPLTLYTGLLKRKIGADPETNRIVDKIESGLTVLNTTVDDLLHFTADRQPNQTYVPTSKMILEICEDLAPQFQAQNVQLRLDLTEQEMLLADKDMLKRAFLNLTLNALDVMPEGGILTITSQVNFGHLEVEFADTGCGIAAGDVRRIFDPFFSTKSTGTGLGLAIVQRVMEVHQGQVSAMNCPDFGAAFMLMFPMKAAKAAA
- a CDS encoding tetratricopeptide repeat protein — protein: MSTDAEQNEAPEAAEGEAPRGGFMGLLGNRIFLIVGVIALAGIGTGTAWVLMGSSETDEQSLAHGIALYEEGEVTKAREIARAHIDDLRVEEPYQGAAPFLLGMTLFDEAKDYLNPKDRETVYRVAAQYLEKAKERGYPPGYEVRGDFLLGISQMESKQYEKAIETLKAVYPQYPVQQLEIEDALADCYLKLDPTTPENLEQSRKWSTQYGSHPGLSPDDQSGALLRLAKIEYELGDLEKAEQTIQKIPPTSQRYVDAIIVQGLASRRRYLNLLAAGENDKAQSALEAAIRLFRKAASNQLVAADSTRKASYLLSVMLRANGQTEEAMDQASRTRKIYYRTHESVAAGLEEAELLRAAGQDEEAVEIYRRALRESTLTGRYENPWVDEVTFRQRVTSAIDAWKSVQKYKPAVEVAQVLRPLFPADQALQILADVQYEWGDYLAAQAEKVPFNESLELRAKARFRFRSAGKVYFDLAENRFATAEYTNDLWKSASAYLRGQDFSKAVEILAEYQRYETREHQPRALVATGRALIALDRAEDALAPLNECLDFYPKDPSVYEARVLAGEAYMELGKLAEAKNVLRANLDDGRLEPSSREWQDSLFSLGQVLQLEGEMFEAQARVKGALESPEAIPREAFQFLEQSNESYQGAIKYLHAAVRRYPDDPRSASARYLIAECHRRSSMLPKKKFRLVNIETQRIKFDKEVKDHLETAIEIYNQLEYELTTKLETQAELDPVESKILRNCYFAQGAAMFELGRYKEAIEAYSTASNRYQNEPVSLEAFVQIAHCYRYLNQSNEARGTVEQAKIVLSRLDDTVDFSNTTHGSRDDWKNYLDWLGTTL